The DNA sequence CCTCAAGTGATTCTTTGAAGAGTGGCCAGGCTCCCCGGACAATCGCCAGGACCACGAATAGACTCACCAACGGGTCGAGCACGGACCAGCCCGTGAACATGATAATGCCGCCGCTCACGACCACGCCGAGCGACACCCAGGCATCGCTCAACATGTGCCAGAAAGCGCTGCGGATATTCAGGTCATCCTTCGCGCCATGCTGCAGCAAAAGGGCGATCGAAAGATTGGCCGCGAAGCTGATCAAAGCGATCAGCATGACCCATCCTCCCGGAACCGGCACGGGAGCCATGAGACGTTCGAGGCTGACGAGCGTGATGCCGCCTGCGGTGAGCAGAAGAATAAAGGAATTGAGGAACGCTGCGACGATCCCGGCCCGGTGATAGCCGAAGGTGCGGCTGTCGGTGGCGGGGCGGGCTGTCAGCACATGGGCATACAGCGCGAGGAACAGGGAGCCTTGATCGACGAGGTTGTGCCCCGCGTCTCCAATGAGGCCGATGCTATTCGTGAGAAAGCCGCCGGCGAACTCCGCGACGACGATCACGGCATTGACGGCCAGGGCGATGCGGAGCTGCGAGCGGAGTTCATGGTAGGTGTGTGGCAGCATCGACTTCAGTGTCTCACGAGAGGCGAAGGAGGGCAAGCCGTTGTATGGTCTTCAAGTGATTGCTGACCAGTGCGCGAGGTCTCTCGGAGCTTATGAATCGGAAGGCGAGGCGAGGAGTTACTGTGCAGCAGCGAGGGCCTTGAGCTCCTCGCCGGTGATCGTTTCTTTTTCAAGTAACACTTGAGCCGCATGCCGAAGCGTGGCTTCCTGGGCTTTGATGAGATCACGTGCCCGTTCGTATTGCTCGTCGATCAAGAGTCGAACTTCGCAATCGATTTCTCTCGACGTGTGCTCACTATAGTCGCCTGGCGTTTGAGACGGACCGGTTTGCAAAAAGACGGACTGCCGGTCCCGCTCCAAGCTGACCTGGCCTAATTTTTCGCTCATGCCGTATGCCTTAATCATGCTCTTGGCGATATCGGTGGCCTTGCGTAGATCGTCCTGCGCACCGGTGGAGACCTCGCCGTAGATGACTTCTTCCGCCGCGCGCCCGCCCAGCAGAACGGCGATGCGGTTCTTGAGCTCGGACTCGGTCATGAGAAAACGATCTTCAGTGGGGAGCTGCATGGTGTAGCCCAGCGCGGCAATACCTCGAGGGATGATGGAGATTTTGTGGACCGCATCGCCGCCTGGAATGGAGAGGGCCATCAGCGCATGGCCGACCTCGTGATGCGCCACGCGGGCCCGCTCCATCTTGTTCAGCACCCGGTTCTTCTTTTCCAACCCGCCGATGACGCGCTCGACGGCTTCTTGCAGTTCGGACAAGCTCACCGTGTCCTTGCCGCGCCGTACGGCCAGCAACGCCGCTTCGTTGAGGAGATTGGCCAGGTCGGCGCCGACGAAGCCGGGGGTCATGGCGGCGATGGTGTCGAGATCGGCCTGGTTGGCGAGGGTAATGCTGCGCGCGTGGACTTTCAGAATCGCAAGGCGGCCGATCTTGTCGGGCCGGTCTACCAACACCTGGCGGTCGAAACGGCCGGCTCGCAGCAGTGCGGGATCGAGAATCTCTGGCCGGTTCGTGGCGGCCACGAGGATGACGCCGACGCGCGAATCGAACCCGTCCATTTCGACGAGCAGTTGGTTGAGGGTCTGTTCCCGTTCCTCATGGGCCATGGGACCAACCCCGCGCGCTTTGCCTAACGCGTCGAGTTCATCGAGGAAAATGATGCAGGGCGCTTTGCTCTTGGCCTGCTCGAACAGGTCGCGGACACGAGCCGCGCCGACACCAACAAACATTTCGACGAACTCCGACCCGCTGATGGAAAAAAACGGCACGCCGGCTTCCCCGGCGACTGCTTTCGCGAGCAGCGTTTTGCCCGTGCCGGGAGGGCCGACGAGCAGAATGCCCTTGGGGATTTTGCCGCCGAGGCGCCGGAATTTTTCCGGCGTCTTGAGAAACTCGATGATCTCTTCCAGTTCCTGCTTCGCCTCGTCGACGCCCGCCACGTCGGCGAAGGTGACCTTCACCTCGTTCTCGACATAAATTTTGGCTTTGCTTTGCCCGACCGTCATGAATCCTTGGCTCTGGCCCATGCGGCGCAGCAGGAACCACCAGACGCCGAAGAACAGCACGATCGGCAGAATCCACGACAGCAGATCCCGAAACAGGGTGCTCTCGATCATGCCCGTCACCTTGACCTGGTGTTGGGCGAGGCTGTGCAGCAGGTCGGGGTCTTCGATGCGAATGGTATGGAAGACCTTATCTTCCTTCATCTTGCCGTGAATGACTTGCGGCGAGACCGTCACTTCGGTGACCTTGCCCGCTTCCACGGCGGATTTGAATTCGCTGTAGGGGATTTCGGTGGGGTTGAACAGGGACGGGAGAAACGTCTGGATCAGAATGAGGACCCAGAGCGCAATGAACATGTACCAGATGGAGAATTGTCGTTGTTTGGGATCCATCGTCCGTTCGCAGTTGGCCGCGCCCGCTCAGTCGGTCCTGCGGCGCGACCCTTCGCATGACCGGGCTATCACCTGTCACCATACACGGTAATACGGAGAGAGTGGAAGATCAATGACCGGAGGCGGAAACCCTGTCAGGCGGAATTTCATAGACGTACACGCCGTTTTTCGAGAACAACAGCGTGAGGAGACGGGGAAGCTCTTTTAGTCTGAGCGCCAAGACATCTTCTTGGGGGCCCGAGAAGTCGAATATCCTATAGGTGTCGTGGAGCCGTTTGAATTCCCGGATGTTCAGGACCACGTGGGTAATGCCTTCCGCTCGAATCCTGTCGCACAGCTGTTCGGAAGAGCTGGCTTCTCGTACCCAGTCGGCCAATGGATGTTCGTGGAACGGATAGGGGGCGAGCGCGTGCCGATCAAAGTAGTACGGGCGCGTTTCACCGATAAACAGCAGGCGCGCATCGGAAGAAAGTTGTGTGCGGACATACCGTGCGGATTCAGCATGGTCCAGCGTACGATCCAGGTAGGTGCCCGGAGCTTCCCGACCCAATGCCACGTCCTGGGAGTGAAACGATTGGACATGTTCCGCGAGAAACCCGGTGAGTCCGGCGATGCCGCCCAGGGCGAGTCCTACCAGACCTGCGACCTGTAAGGACGGCCGTACGTGAACCAAAAGAATCGGGAACAGCAGCAGGCCGAACAGCAGCGCGGGAGCGAAAAATCGCGTGGTCGTCGATGTGGACATCCAACCGGCTCCGGCGATCATGACGAACAGACAACCAGCGAGGCTTTGCCTTCTGGTGGTCTGATCCGTCGTTCGGCCATAGGTCACCAGCGGCAACAGCAGAGCGAGGCAGATCCCGCTCACGGCCAGCACTCCCGCGTTCGATGCAGATCCAAATCGTTCCGGTGCAGCCACCATGTCGTAAGGCAGCCGAAGCACATCCATGAGAGTCGGATGGCTTCCGAGTGAAGGAAGGTCCCCTTGCAGTTTCGCTTGCTCGGCCTCGCTCCAATTAGAGCCGCCGAATAGCCGATATCCCAGAGGATAGACCGGATCGCCGGTCAGGAGCCAGGCACGCCCCCACCAGGGAAGCGCCGTCACGATCGTCACGAGCCAGGCCAAGACAAGGTGCCGGTACGGCCATCCCAGGGCAAGAGCGGCGCCGGTTTCGGCGAGTATCCACATCGGTCCCGAAAGTTTGACGGTTGCCGCCAGCCCCCATAAGAGCCCGACGGCAAGCCAGGGTGCTCGTTCGGATCTGGGACCTAGCAGGAGCGCGCCGGCTCCAATCACTGCCAGGGATAGAACCGTTTCAGCGAACGGTAGGGTGCCGAGAAAGAGCACGGTCGCCGACGATCCGAGGGTACAGGCGAGCGCGAGTCCGAGCCATGGCACTCGGCGGGGAAAGACCGCGTGGTCCGCAAACGCCGCCACCGCCATCCACAGCGCGATCCAGGAAGCCCAGTGGGTGGCGCGTGCACCGAGATCGTCTTGAAAAAAGAGCCCCCAGCCGAGCAACAGGTCTGAGACGGAAGGCATCAAGGTGAAGTATGACCAGCGGAAACCCGGGAGTGATCCGGTGCGAAGGGCATATTGCGGAATCGGCAGGTGATAGACGAGTTCATCATAGAAGACTGGAGGGATGGTCGCCCACAACCACGCCGTGAGCCAGACTCCTCCCATAACGAGGCCACTGGCTACGGTGAGCATGCTGCTCTTGGTCCAGGCGAGGGGACGAATGCGGCGAACGGCATAGATGATGGCGTATATTCCGAAGCCGATGGTGAGGATGCCCGCCCATGGGTAGTGGCCGGCCATCGCGAGCAGGCTGGTCACCAGTCCCAGTATGGCGATTCCGACAGCGATGCGTGTGGCGAGGATGAGGTTGGCGAACGAGTGGGTGGCGGGGGGAAGGAGTGGTCCGCACAGGTGTTCGACGCAGAGGCCGGCGCCATGCGCCGCCATGAGAAAAGAGAGCGGAATCACGAGTAGCGTGAGGCGGGAGGCGTCGAGTACAAGTGTCCCGGCGCCGACCACGAGGAACGCAGAAAGCCACAGGAGTCTGGCATCGGTCTGATCGGTCATATCGTGGTCGACCGGCATGATGGGGGCATCCAAATCTGCCGTCAGCCGGCTTCTGCGCGGGCGGCAGGGGTGCCGGAAGAGGCGCGAAGTATGGAGGCGGGGATGTCGCCTTGTCCCATCGAATGTTCGAATTGCATCGAAGGTGCACTCTGGTTGAAGGGGATATTCAACCGGCTTCGGACCTCGGTCTCAAGCCCGTCTCTCAGCCGCACCAGATCGTCGGACGTGAGGTGATCCGTATAGACGTAGGACCGATATTGGCCGGGCATCCCTTTGTAGTATTCAACGGTTTCCCGATAGTCGATTTCGATGCTGTGCAAACGGTCACCGTTCTTCGGCGAGGTATAGGTCCAGACTCCGGGAGCGGTTTCGATGGCGTCGTCGAAATAGGGTGTGCCTGGATAGGTGGTGATGACCGTGGCGTCAAAGTCGTCAGGTTGGACGGCGAGGAGCCAGTCTTGAGTGGCTTGCACGGTTTCCGGTGATTCGCCGGGATGGCCGATCGACATCAGGGCTTTCACCTTCAAGCCGTGGCGTGTGGCGATCTCCATGCACCGCGTGTTTTCATCGCGGGACGCCTGTTTTTGGATCGTCGTGAGAATGCGCTCGTGCCCGGACTCAAACCCGACCAAAATCCATCGGAAGCCGGCGTCGGACATCGCCCGTGCCTGCTCCTCGGTGAACAGTTCGGCTTTCACGAACCCGCGCAGATGAAAGCGGACTCCCAGGCGGCGCTGAGCGGCGGTGATCGACTGCATCAGGCCGACGACGTTCGGATTCACATTCATCTCATCGTCGTACAGCATGAATCCGGTGACGCCGTAGGTGTTGTACATGTGCACCATTTCTTCCACGACGTGGCCGGCTTCACGCATGCGCATGCGCCGCAGCATGGGACTTTTTCGGCCCCCGCAGAATCCGCACCCGAAAGGACAGCCGAGCTGAGCGATGAGGGAGAGCGCCCGGACACCATCGATCGTATAGCGATAGCTCTCTACGTCCACCAGATGACGGGCGGGAAACGGAAGCTGAGCCAGGTGATGGCTGGACAGGAACAGTGGAGAGGAAGGGTTGTCTCCGTCGACGAGTTTGGGCGGGCGTGGGCCGAGGGCTTCGAATATCGCGAACTCGCCGTCGCCTGTCACGAGTACGTCGAACATGTCTTCCAACTGCCGCCAGGCTCGATGGGCTCGACCAAAGATGTTTCGTTTTCCTTCGTGACGGAGAGCCGCATGAATCAAGGTCACGTGGGGGCCGCCAAGGATGACTCTCGCTTCTGGCCGCATGGTGCGAATCAGTCGCTGAATTCTGCTTGCGGCGGGCATTTGCGGGGTCGTCGCGGTGAGGCCGTAGCAACCGGCGCTGCCCCGTGCAAGATGGTGTGTCACAACCTCTTCATAGTTGCTGATACCTGACAGGTCCAAGACTTCGACGGCCACGCCGGCTTGCTCCAACATGGCCGCGACTTTCAGTATCCCCAATGTCATGAAGACACGTTCGTCGAGCAGGAAGACCGATGGAGGAATCATGAGGCACACTCGGTCGATCGAGCAGGCAGTCTTGGGCCATGGTGGGGGCGACATGTTCATCGTCATCCGGCCGGGAGCCATCGCCACTTGAAAATGGTCCATAAGATCACCATTCCATGTCGCCAGGTGATCTTCTTCCCTTGTGCGTACGTACGGGGGGCATACCGGATGGGAACTTCTTCGATCCGAACGCCTTTGCGGATCAATTTGCACATCAACTCATTGTCGAATTCGAACCCTTTGGCTTGGACAGGAGTGTCCAGTAGCAGCCGGCGGATGAAGGCTTTGTAGCACCCTTCGTAGTCCGTGAATTGTTTCCCATAGAGCCGGTTGGTGATGGCGAGGATGAGCACATTTCCAAGGTAGTGATTCCAATAGGGTGAGCGGCCTCGGCCCCAGAATGTGGGGCGCTCATGGAGGAAGCGCGACCCCATCACGGCTTCGCAACGGCCTTCGAGAAGGGGTGCAATGACGGCGGGATAATCTTCCGGCGAGTATTCAAGGTCTGCATCCTGAAAGATCACCAATTCTCCCGTCGCGGCGTGAATTCCGGTGGTAAGCGCAGCTCCCTTGCCGAGATTGATAGCATGGCTGATCGGAACGATGCCGGCGATGCCTTTCATCACATCCCTTGTGCGGTCGCGCGAAGCATCGTCGACGACAATGATTTCTTTCTGCACGTTTCCCAGATCCACGGCTTGCACTCGTCGCACGAGTCCTTCGAGCGTGTCCTGCTCGTTAAATGCGGGGATGATAATGGAGAGTTTCATCCTGATCTGGGCAAGGAGTATCCCAAGAGATGCATGGGGTTGCCGAAAGCGGAATGCCGGTATCCGCTTGAAGCATTACGTAGAACAGGAACCTTGTCAAAGAAATCTGCGATTAGTGAGACGCAGGAAGGGGGGCGGCAGGTCGCCGTCAAGGACTGCGGCGAGGCCTCAGCCTCTCCGACAGGACTGGGTATTGCGCCGAGGCCACGCCGAAGTTGCCGGTCGCGACGTCGGCGGCCACCACGCGCAACGTGATGCCATCGGGGGCGTCCTTGGAGAGTGGAACAAAAAACGGGGCTTCAAAGCGGCTCTTCTCCCCGGCGTAGAACATCTGCAGTCGCTCGACGATGCGGTCTCCGATCAACAGTTCGGCATAGATGTGAATCTTTCGGGAATCCCAGTCGCTGTGCGGCCGGACCAGGGCGCCGGAAAGCGTGCGCACCGACGCTCGCAGCATCACGTCCTCCTTGGCGATCAGGGGTTCGCCGGGCTTGGGATGTTCGACTTGCACCAGGTAGCCGTAGAGGTGCAGCACGATGCCGTCGTTCGTCAGGTCGTGACCGGGAATCAGCAGCACGGTGGTGCTCGCCCGCTGCAATGCCTGGGGATAGGCCAGCGGACCCTCGGCGGTGATTTCCACCAGGGTGGGGCGGGTCAATTCAAGCGTGGCGCTGAACGCGGCGGCTGGGCGGCTGCTGTAGACCGGTTCATCCATCAGATGGGGCGTGCGCATGATCTGCGTCTGGTCGCCCGGTTCGCCCTGCTGCAGCCCCGAAGCCAGCAACTGGCCGGTGGCCACATCCGTCATGGTGACGCGCGCGCCGCCGACCTCATGGCCTAGCACCAAGGAGCGGTGCGCGACGACGCGTACGAGCACGGTTGTGGGGAGCGGATCGTTGTAGCGGGCTTTGCTTTCGAGCTCGGATTCGGGGGGCTCCGGCGTAAACGCGGCGCTCAGGCTGCTTAGCAGCACGAGAAGGCCGGTGCCGATCAGCCGGATGGTGGAGGCGCGAATCATTTCACTTTGGTGCCGGGCTCCACGTCTTCGATGAAGGTGGCGAGCCCTCGCACTTCGCTATCACCCGCGGCGAGGACCATGCCCTGCGATTCGATGCCCATGAGTTTCGCCGGTTTGAGGTTCGCCACGATGACGATGGTTTTTCCGACTAGGGCTTCCGGTTCGTATTTCTTGCCGATGCCGGCGACGATTTGACGTTGCTCGGTGCCGAGGCTGACTTGGAGCTTCAACAGCTTCTCCGATTTCGGCACGCGTTCCGCCGCCAAGACCTTGGCCGCTTTGAGTTGCACCTTCATGAAGTCGTCGATGGTGATCTGCGCCGGTTGCGCGGCGGCTGTGGTGGCAGCCGGTATGGTGGCCGGAGCGGAAGATTGTGGCGCAGCGGGGGTTGTGGTCGGGGCTGCGGCAGTCGGTTGCGGAGATGCGGGCGTATCACTCACGGGTTTGGCTCCTTGTGGTTTGGATTCGATGCGGGGGAACAGCGAGGCGCCTTTTTGAATGTTGCTGCCGGCCAGTGGCGCGTCCCAACGGCCGGCCTCCGCCGCGAGTGGCTTGGATAGGTCCAGCGACAATCCGAGCTGCTCGATCATCTGCGCGGCAGCCTTGGGCATGAATGGATAGAGCAGCAACGCCAGCAGTCGAAGGGCGCGGGCGGAGGTGTTCAGCACCGTGTGTAATTGCGGTTGTGCCTCCGGCTGTTTGGCCAGTTTCCACGGGGCACTCTTGTCGATGTATTCATCGCAGAGGCCGTTGAGTTCTTCGATCATCAACAGGACGTCTCGGAACTGCAGGGCGTTGAAGCCCGTTTCGGTTTTGCCGGGAAGTTGTGTGGCCAAGTCCTCGATGCGTTGTTCCAGTTCCGGCAGCACAGCCGGGCCCCGTTCGGGGATGACGCCGGCGCAGGATCGTTCGATCATGGTGAGCGTACGGCTCAGAAGGTTGCCGATGCCGTTGGCGAGTTTGGCGTTGACGGTCGTGACCAGGGCGCTGTGCGAAAAATCGCCGTCCTGTCCGAAGGGCACTTCGCGCAGCAGGAAGTAGCGGAAGGCATCGGCGCCGAATTGATCGACCATCTTGTTGGGATCGACGACATTGCCGCGGCTCTTGGACATCTTCTCGCCGTCCACCGTCCACCACCCGTGGGCAAAGATCGTGTTCGGGAGTGGTTGCTCCAGCGCCATCAACATAGCGGACCAGTACACGGCGTGTGTGGTGAGGATATCCTTCCCGACCAGGTGGACGTCGGCTGGCCAGTAACGTAAGCCGGCCGGATGTCCTTGCGGCAGATATTCGAGCGCCGAGATGTAATTGACCAGCGCATCGAACCATACGTAGGTGACATAGTCCTTGTCGAAGGGAAGTTCGATGCCCCACGACAGTCGCGATTTGGGTCGTGAGATCGAGAGGTCACCCAGCTTTTGAGTTTGCAAAAATCCCAGGACTTCATTGCGGCGCGATTCAGGCCGGATGAAATCCGGATGCTCCAGGATGTGCCGCTGCAGTTGATCCTGATACTGGCCCATCTTGAAGAAATAATTGTGCTCGCTCAGTTGCTCGATCGGCCGTTTGCAGTCCGGGCAGAGCCCGCCGACGACATCTTTCTCCGTCCAGAACCGTTCGTCGAACGTGCAGTACCAGCCCGTGTAGTCTGCTTTGTAAATCAATTGCTTATCGAATAACTGTTGAAGATATCGTTGAACAACGGATTGGTGTGGCTTGTCGGTGGTGCGAATGAAGGCATTATGGGAAATGTTCAACCGATCCCAGAGGTGTGTGAACTGCGGCGCGAGGCGATCGCAGTGCGCTTGAGGATCGACGCCGGCCTTCGCCGCGGCCTGTTGCACTTTCTGTCCGTGTTCGTCGAGGCCCGTCAGGAAAAATACGTCGCGTCCACGCAATCGCCAATAGCGCGCGAGCACATCGGCGGCGACGGTGGTATAGGCGTGACCGATATGCGGCACGTCGTTGACGTAGTAAATCGGCGTGGTGATGTAGAAGGTATCGCGAGTGCTCATGATTCGTGGGGTGAAGATAGCAAGATGCGAATAGGTAAAGCTAGGTTATCGTGAGCGGTCGGCGGTGCCCGGCGGGGTCAGGAGCTGTCGGACTCGGAGCAGGATGGTTTCGAGGGCGATTTGAATGTTCAGGTTCCGATGCGCCTGCCGTTCCAACATGTCGAGGTCCCCGATCAACGTAAGCAATTCGTCGATGTCGATGCGCTCCGCAAGCTGCTGCATGTCGGCTCGTTGCTCGAGATTGAGGATATGGTCGGAGCCGGCCCCGACGGCGATGAGCAGGATGTCGCGGAGCCAGCGAAGCAACCAGTCAAATGCTTCCGGTCCGCGGTCTCCCTTGGCGAGCGCTTCCGCGGCAGCCAGGACGGTCGAGAAAGACTGCAGTCCCTTGGCGGAGAAGATGGTCGCAAATTCCTTCTGGGTGGTGCGCGCCTGTTCGAGATCGCATTGCAGCGCACGTCCCAGTTGCCCTTCGCTGAGCAGGGCGAGAAAACGCGCATCAGCCGGCGGGAGTTCGCGCTTGAGAATCACCGCCGCTTCGACCTGGGTGTGTGCCGGCGGCGTGAGCCGTAAGGCCTGGCAACGCGAGCGAATGGTGGCTGGGAGCGCATAGGGCCGGCTTGAGACGAGAATGAACAGGCTGTGGTCGGGCGGTTCTTCCAGTGTTTTCAGCAGCGCGTTGGCGGCGCCGATGGTCATGCGATCGGCTTCGTCGATCAGGCAGATTTTCCGATTCCCGATGAGCGGGCGATAGATCATCTGATGTTCGATGTCTCGAATGGACTCAATCTTGATTTGGGGATTGGCCATTTCTTGATCCGGTTCGATGACCAGAAAATCCGGATGCGTGCGCGCCTCCACCTGCTGACAAGCCCGGCACGTACCACAGGCGTCAGGCTGGCGGGCGTCGGACAGGGTTTCGCAGAGCAGCATTTGCGCCAGTCGCAGGGCCAGCAGGCGCTTGCCGATCCGGTCTTCACCGTGGAAGAGATAGGCATGGGCCAGGCGGTTTTGG is a window from the Nitrospira sp. genome containing:
- a CDS encoding cation transporter gives rise to the protein MLPHTYHELRSQLRIALAVNAVIVVAEFAGGFLTNSIGLIGDAGHNLVDQGSLFLALYAHVLTARPATDSRTFGYHRAGIVAAFLNSFILLLTAGGITLVSLERLMAPVPVPGGWVMLIALISFAANLSIALLLQHGAKDDLNIRSAFWHMLSDAWVSLGVVVSGGIIMFTGWSVLDPLVSLFVVLAIVRGAWPLFKESLEVLLESTPPGVSPAMVAATIESIPGVKNVHDLHIWAVEPRLIMMTTHVQVDGDDQALTTDLLQAIRNRVTSEFKIKHLTIQLETECCHPEAVHCDLSKLHDQHSHSEFLHSHH
- the metG gene encoding methionine--tRNA ligase, translated to MSTRDTFYITTPIYYVNDVPHIGHAYTTVAADVLARYWRLRGRDVFFLTGLDEHGQKVQQAAAKAGVDPQAHCDRLAPQFTHLWDRLNISHNAFIRTTDKPHQSVVQRYLQQLFDKQLIYKADYTGWYCTFDERFWTEKDVVGGLCPDCKRPIEQLSEHNYFFKMGQYQDQLQRHILEHPDFIRPESRRNEVLGFLQTQKLGDLSISRPKSRLSWGIELPFDKDYVTYVWFDALVNYISALEYLPQGHPAGLRYWPADVHLVGKDILTTHAVYWSAMLMALEQPLPNTIFAHGWWTVDGEKMSKSRGNVVDPNKMVDQFGADAFRYFLLREVPFGQDGDFSHSALVTTVNAKLANGIGNLLSRTLTMIERSCAGVIPERGPAVLPELEQRIEDLATQLPGKTETGFNALQFRDVLLMIEELNGLCDEYIDKSAPWKLAKQPEAQPQLHTVLNTSARALRLLALLLYPFMPKAAAQMIEQLGLSLDLSKPLAAEAGRWDAPLAGSNIQKGASLFPRIESKPQGAKPVSDTPASPQPTAAAPTTTPAAPQSSAPATIPAATTAAAQPAQITIDDFMKVQLKAAKVLAAERVPKSEKLLKLQVSLGTEQRQIVAGIGKKYEPEALVGKTIVIVANLKPAKLMGIESQGMVLAAGDSEVRGLATFIEDVEPGTKVK
- the holB gene encoding DNA polymerase III subunit delta'; translation: MPFADVIGHEQAKTLLRSAILQNRLAHAYLFHGEDRIGKRLLALRLAQMLLCETLSDARQPDACGTCRACQQVEARTHPDFLVIEPDQEMANPQIKIESIRDIEHQMIYRPLIGNRKICLIDEADRMTIGAANALLKTLEEPPDHSLFILVSSRPYALPATIRSRCQALRLTPPAHTQVEAAVILKRELPPADARFLALLSEGQLGRALQCDLEQARTTQKEFATIFSAKGLQSFSTVLAAAEALAKGDRGPEAFDWLLRWLRDILLIAVGAGSDHILNLEQRADMQQLAERIDIDELLTLIGDLDMLERQAHRNLNIQIALETILLRVRQLLTPPGTADRSR
- the ftsH gene encoding ATP-dependent zinc metalloprotease FtsH, whose protein sequence is MDPKQRQFSIWYMFIALWVLILIQTFLPSLFNPTEIPYSEFKSAVEAGKVTEVTVSPQVIHGKMKEDKVFHTIRIEDPDLLHSLAQHQVKVTGMIESTLFRDLLSWILPIVLFFGVWWFLLRRMGQSQGFMTVGQSKAKIYVENEVKVTFADVAGVDEAKQELEEIIEFLKTPEKFRRLGGKIPKGILLVGPPGTGKTLLAKAVAGEAGVPFFSISGSEFVEMFVGVGAARVRDLFEQAKSKAPCIIFLDELDALGKARGVGPMAHEEREQTLNQLLVEMDGFDSRVGVILVAATNRPEILDPALLRAGRFDRQVLVDRPDKIGRLAILKVHARSITLANQADLDTIAAMTPGFVGADLANLLNEAALLAVRRGKDTVSLSELQEAVERVIGGLEKKNRVLNKMERARVAHHEVGHALMALSIPGGDAVHKISIIPRGIAALGYTMQLPTEDRFLMTESELKNRIAVLLGGRAAEEVIYGEVSTGAQDDLRKATDIAKSMIKAYGMSEKLGQVSLERDRQSVFLQTGPSQTPGDYSEHTSREIDCEVRLLIDEQYERARDLIKAQEATLRHAAQVLLEKETITGEELKALAAAQ
- a CDS encoding glycosyltransferase family 2 protein, producing MKLSIIIPAFNEQDTLEGLVRRVQAVDLGNVQKEIIVVDDASRDRTRDVMKGIAGIVPISHAINLGKGAALTTGIHAATGELVIFQDADLEYSPEDYPAVIAPLLEGRCEAVMGSRFLHERPTFWGRGRSPYWNHYLGNVLILAITNRLYGKQFTDYEGCYKAFIRRLLLDTPVQAKGFEFDNELMCKLIRKGVRIEEVPIRYAPRTYAQGKKITWRHGMVILWTIFKWRWLPAG
- a CDS encoding B12-binding domain-containing radical SAM protein; amino-acid sequence: MDHFQVAMAPGRMTMNMSPPPWPKTACSIDRVCLMIPPSVFLLDERVFMTLGILKVAAMLEQAGVAVEVLDLSGISNYEEVVTHHLARGSAGCYGLTATTPQMPAASRIQRLIRTMRPEARVILGGPHVTLIHAALRHEGKRNIFGRAHRAWRQLEDMFDVLVTGDGEFAIFEALGPRPPKLVDGDNPSSPLFLSSHHLAQLPFPARHLVDVESYRYTIDGVRALSLIAQLGCPFGCGFCGGRKSPMLRRMRMREAGHVVEEMVHMYNTYGVTGFMLYDDEMNVNPNVVGLMQSITAAQRRLGVRFHLRGFVKAELFTEEQARAMSDAGFRWILVGFESGHERILTTIQKQASRDENTRCMEIATRHGLKVKALMSIGHPGESPETVQATQDWLLAVQPDDFDATVITTYPGTPYFDDAIETAPGVWTYTSPKNGDRLHSIEIDYRETVEYYKGMPGQYRSYVYTDHLTSDDLVRLRDGLETEVRSRLNIPFNQSAPSMQFEHSMGQGDIPASILRASSGTPAARAEAG